The Myotis daubentonii chromosome 9, mMyoDau2.1, whole genome shotgun sequence genome has a segment encoding these proteins:
- the LOC132240835 gene encoding small nuclear ribonucleoprotein E-like: protein MAYRGQGQKVQKVMVQPINLIFRYLQNRSRIQVWLYEQVNMRIEGCIIGFDEYMNLVLDDAEEIHSKTKSRKQLGQIMLKGDNITLLQSVST, encoded by the coding sequence ATGGCGTACCGTGGCCAGGGCCAAAAGGTGCAGAAGGTGATGGTGCAGCCCATCAACCTCATCTTCAGATACTTGCAAAATAGATCTCGGATTCAGGTGTGGCTTTATGAGCAAGTGAATATGCGGATAGAAGGCTGTATCATTGGTTTTGATGAGTATATGAACCTCGTATTAGATGATGCAGAAGAGATTCATTCGAAAACAAAGTCAAGAAAACAACTAGGTCAGATCATGCTGAAAGGAGATAATATTACTCTGCTCCAAAGTGTCTCTACCTAG